caaggacagttgctctcaaggttgaagaggaatcccccaaaccaccttcctcaaagaaagataagggtaaagctcttatcataaaatctgatactgagtcatcaagttctgagagtgatgatgactcagattctgaaagcttgcctgaaactgatgctgatgaggagatgatgaagctgtgtgctcttatggtgaaaggaatcacaaagattgcatacaggaagttcaggaagggaaagatgttttccaggaaaggcataagttctgataagaagaattttagaagatctgaaggaaaaggaggaaagtctgacagaggagattacgctaatgttaaatgttataattgtggtgagaaaggccacatatctcctgattgcaagaagaccaagaatgacaaaggcaaagctcttgtcacaaagcagaaaagctggacagacacctcagactctgaaagtgaggagaactatgcattgatggcaaatgctgataaatcaagttctgagagcagttctgaagctgctgaaacaaaggtacctcagactacttatgcttttcatactgatgatattgatgagttgagaagatatcttaaaaccatgtttgttagttatagagatcaaactttaacatgtgaaagattaacttctgaaaatcttgcttttaagaaaagaaatgattttttagaaaaagagttagtcatgtttcatcaaactcagcaggatagagataatgctttttatattagggatgaagtgctaaaaatgaatgaatctctaaaaactgagttagaaaaggagagagagattatcagaacttggactaactctggcaaaacaactcaaaatttgctaagcagtggaaactggaaagagggtttaggctatggagtaaatgaaaaaggaactgtagaaattaagcctgttgataagcaaaagccgaagttaaaacctgttaagtttgtaactgaaaaatccgaaaatgagaaatcagaagttaaaaaggaattagcttctgacaaactaaaacaggaaaagacagctgaagttaacataggcttaatgacgaagaagcagcttaagcataagctgaaagatgttaaggatgcaaacaaggtaaaatcacctaggaaaaacaggaatggaaaggaaggtgtgaataaaagcaataactataaatctgttcctgatgctcctaggaaagcatgtcataactgtggaagttctaaccatctggcttctttttgcaggaagaataagaatattaactccttatctacaaagtcaggagttaagagtcagtctgttagatacaaaccacaaaatccttgttttcattgtggtagtttatggcattccatttatacttgtaaggaatatcatagtttgtactatgattattatcaaataaaaccttctttaaagaaagtttctgttgttccttctagtataaggtctgataagaaaactgttaacataaaatctgatgttaaatccgctgcaaatgttaacaaacctaaaaaggccaaaggatccaagcaagtctgggtccttaaaactaataattagtggtctttttgattgcagggcaacaggaaaaatattctagttctggacagtggatgttcaggacatatgactggaaataaggccctgctatcagactttgtggagaaagctggcccaagtgtttcttatggagatggcaacattggaaaaaccttgggatatggcaatatcaatcttgggaatgtcattattaaagatgtagctctggtctcaggacttaaacacaacttactgagtataagtcaaatctgtgacagaggttatcatgttgatttctttgcagaacattgtgaaatagttagtaaatctaaaggaaaaattgttctgaagggattcaggcgtggtaacatttatgaagctaagctttcaacaagttctgatggttctgcaatctgtttagtgagtagagcctcaactgaagaaagctggaattggcacaagaaactctctcatttaaacttcaacaagataaatgaactgatcaagaaagatcttgtgagaggactgccaaaatcagtgtttgttcctgatggtctttgtgactcatgtcagaaggctaaacaaagaaaatcttcgttcaagagcaagactgaatcatcaattcttgagccttactatctacttcatgttgatctatttggtccagtgaatgtcatgtctattgcaaagaagaaatatgcgttggtcatagtagatgagttcaccagatacacatgggtgtatttcttgcacacaaaaagtgaaactgcatctatcctgattgatcatgtcaaacatctggataaattgatcaaagattctgtgaaaattttgaggagtgataatggcactgaattcaagaatttgataatggaagagttctgcaaaaatcatggaataaagcaggaattttctgctcctggaactccacagcaaaatggagttgttgaaaggaaaaatagaactctaattgaagctgcacgaacaatgcttgaagaagcaaagcttccaacctatttctgggctgaagctgtgcagactgcttgttttactcaaaatacaacactcattaacaagcatggaaaaacaccatatgagatggtgaagaacaagaagccaaatctcaaatactttcatgtatttggatgtaagtgttttgttctcaagactcatcctgaacagctatccaagtttgatctaaaagctgatgagggaatctttgtaggatatccactttctacaaaagccttcagagtctataatttgagaacaaaagtggtcatggaatctatcaatgtctcttttgatgacaagaagatcactggacttgaagattgcattgatcataataagctgagatttgaaaatgaagattcatattctgatacctcaagtcctgacagtctaagtcctgatactgtaaattctgatggattaaactctgatgttattgaaactgtggtgactacgtcaaaggaagatgcaccattgcagggggagcatactcaaaattttatcacatctcaagaagcatcagaacatacatctggctcgtcaaattctgattcgtcaagttctgataagccaagtactgacagtgctgaaaatctaaatactgaaggatccaactcagagagcatagtttcagggggagcatcagaaaatgaaatcgaagacagcatgaattatgggggagcatccagttctagagaaaatcttccatctgcaaggaagtggacaaaatcacatacacctgatttaataattggaaatcctgaggcaggtgtcagaactagaacaggtacttcgaatgaatgtctttacaattcttttctctctcagtctgagccaaagaaagtggaagaagctcttcaagatgctgattgggtgcaagcaatgcaggaagagttgaatgaatttgaaagaaacaaagtctggaccttagtgccaagacccaagaatagatcggttgttggtacaaagtgggtattcagaaacaaaactgacagtgatggcataattgtaaggaacaaggcaaggctggttgcaaaaggatattctcaacaggagggaattgactatgatgaaacatttgctccagttgctaggttagaagccataaggatattcatggcttatgttgctcacaaaaagtttactgtctttcaaatggatgtgaaaagtgcttttctcaatggagaattggaagaggaagtatatgttgaacaacctccaggctttgtagattccaaacatccagattatgtctacaggcttgataaagcactttatggacttaagcaagctcctagagcatggtatgagactttagctcagtttcttctggaaagtggattcaacagaggaactattgacaaaacattgttctatctcaaccatggcaaggacttacttttgatccagatttatgttgatgatatcatttttgggtctccaaatgacaaactttgcaaaaagtttgccaatctaatgcagtcaagatatcagatgagtatgatgggagaacttagttattttctgggccttcaagtcaagcagagtgaagaaggaacttttatttgtcaatctaagtacaccagaaacttgctgaaaaaatttggaatgcaagactgttcaagtgcatccactcccatggccactgcaacaaaactggataaggatactggtaattcagtagatattactgattacagaggtatgattggctcacttctctatctaactgctagtagaccagatatcatgtttgctacctgtctttgtgcaagatttcaagcagatccaagagaacctcacttaacagctgtaaaaagaatctttaagtatcttaaaggaacagctgatctaggattatggtatcctagagaatcagattttaaattaataggttactcagatgcagattttgcaggttgcaaaattgacaggaaaagcacaagtggaagctgccaatttcttggaggaagattggtttcttggtatagcaagaaacaaaagtcaatttccacatcaactgcagaagcagagtatattgctgcaggaagctgctgtgcacagattctctggatgaagaatcagttactggattatgggttaacatatttcaaaatccctatttactgtgataatcaaagtgctattgctatgacaggtaatccagttcaacactctatgacaaagcacatcagcatcaggtaccatttcatcagggaacatgtggatgaaggtacagtggaattgcattttgttcccacagatcagcaagtagcagatatcttcacaaaaccactgtgtgaagctaccttttcaaaattggtaaatgaacttggaatgatttcaggttctttctctaaatctgcttaaacttgttctatgttatcagactttatgatcagtatttacagaattaatctctttgtatattctgtgcattaattgataaatgtcttcaagtactgactgttgtctgatatatgtgtctaaactctgataagtgatatgtctgtttcagtaactattctatcctatgaggataactgtgctagatactgacctactagtcttcaataaacaaatgatcccatgaaagaagtagttatttctgtggaaatcttatgacacaagcaaattctgataactgagcttagttaagtttactttgtatatcttattactaagtcacaaattagaataatgctactcatctgtttaagttctgattctagtaaaactgctgaatgtactaagtgctgataaacctcacttatcaaaagaagaagaacaaaaatcaaagaataatatcaggtactcctttgagatctagagtaaaaatgtgaaagggacgacccaagtgcattgctggtattaagtaaatatgcattagaaaagcaaaatattttcttggtgacttttcacactctatgattactggagaaatactctgataatagcataaattctaataaacagtcgtgactcacttacactgagaagcctctgtaaaatagaatttcaaaagatgcataaaattagcacaaaaacagtagaggtgaactcatgcatgaactcatttatcagtaggtttcaggataatgacagatctttagcaaaattttaattatgacttatttctaagatgtactgaagtagatcagactttactctttgtctgttatttagcttaatgcacacacacatcactccatatgaatgatgaaatttttgtggtggtctatattattttagataaacagtcattgtgtcacttctgcacaaattctgaggacaagttctagttacacgttctgatgattaatttctgacgttcataactaagaacttgtatgagtatttactaagatagatattccttgttcgagttaagacattatgttctgatgactgttaagttctggtataggtctaagttctgatttttcagtctaaccctttacttaacttatctgtgagtaaaatttggtaacagtctcagattaattggggataggatgacagaggatcgagatgttgtttattttgcaagattctgtcaacttatttatacgtattgtactgctgaaccccagttagtcagcactcaaaccccaccttttaaggttgcaaaaaggtactttaacgacctgataaatgctgacacaaagaaatcaatggtgagacaattacagattcctcagtctgtgaaacagattctggtaaatgctgatccagctacttacaaatctgtttactcaaatgttcaaccaactcaccataaccaaaatccatcaacctcagtccctacctctcattctactcaacctaccctcagaacttatctcaaatcatatctctccacttcacagactgctcaaccttcttcttcagcacctactgtgaagcctacatcctctaagccaaagagaacaaagactgtttctcaaacatctcagaagaagaggaggattactttgagagatgaaacagattctgaagatcaggttccctcttcagaacctatgatctatgaagctgagaaggcaacttctcagaaggattctgcaattgggggttctaggcttctcaagaggcttagacgtatgactgttcctgcaactcccaaggaatccaaatcaacaaggaagtacaagaaacagagggcacagaggctagtttcagatgatgaggaggaagcagctaaggaaggggatcaggaatctctgatctcacaagacaaggaatttgctccagtcacttcttctccatcaactccatttcagaaacctgtatctgacaaggctaatttaccttctttatctcttgttgatccaggcacaagtgctgaaattgatattcagaacttggttgtgcctgaaatacttttcttagaagctccaacagcaaataatccttccacaacacctgttactgatgctgttcaaactcctgagttatcactaacaccttctctgcatcaagatgatgatcagattttaggtgagcatcaggatatggctgttgatcagaacttagtatcagatcagcaattagaggatgttgaagcctccattgctactcatacagttgtcttatcagaagatactgattctttaagttctgatgctgcaaatgttggagatactggtgaagctgctacaactgtagatgctgatgcagcaggtccttcaggacatactcctccactgactcttcctaagtctgaactgctaaaggagtttgttatcagggatgcaccagtaccttggagtgaaactcctgcaggacaggagtggactaaggaatggaactcagtttcatgtgttccaaatgctttacatcttgctgagcacttgactaaagctgatgaaatgttaaattctgatgattttaaaacccagcttagagtcactgcattgagtactaaacatctacaaggtcttcattccaacactcatgcagagctacacaagattcaggagaactttattaaacaggaacaagtttggaaacttgataagaaaaagttcttccaacctaccattgacagggttgcttatattgagaaaactcaagagaagcaacaagctcagattgatcaaattctgacaaatcaagcttctcagcaatcgcaacttactgaaatccagacctcagtggaactacttatctctcttttattacctgctgatgccaaaaagggggagaaggtaattaagtccaaatgcaaaaccaacaagtcactgcaaggacaggatgatggaaaagatgaccaaggaaactctggaatgggtagtggtcatagtcaaggtagaagatttacatcaagacaagctagtcacagaacaagttctgatactgggaaaagaataagttctgctgctggtaaaaggataagttctgatgaacttctagatcttgatgaggaaatgtcaagacagttatttcttcaagaaaatccagggatggacttggaaagtttaaaggaagaagaagccagacttaaatcagagaaagtcacatctaaatctgaagcttctggtaaaaagttacttccaaaatctaaaggcattgtgatcaaagagaggatacatactgaagaaactttggctagatcacaaccacagatagatccaagatccaagggtaaagaaaaggttggtgaacctatcaagccttatgtacctcctgagaaagaagaaattactgatggaaaacataatcttgctctgacttcaagaaaaattcttaaaacaacctctgacatggctcaagttgttcagagtcaagaaattgtaagttctgatattcagaagaagcaagtaacctctgacagtgctcaagttaacttgatatcagaagataaatctaaaacactcctaccaggattcactaaagcaaaacagactcaatctttgaagactactttaagtggttttgaagcaagagtagttactggaaaggaagctagagataaaactggattgggaagtgctgatgaaagaagagtacacaacactactgatgatccaacttccttgagtgaatcaggtattggagcaactcctgagagattgaatcaactagaatctgtacagatggtttaccatacctacttgaaagaatacatcatgttgtatttcatgacagatggtagggtttatcatataagacaaaatgccattccattgaagtattttgaagaattggagcatgtattattcttacttcaagtggatgacagaataacagagactgctgcaaactacttaaaggaacagattcagagacagaaaagactttattctgttaagtctgacagcagatatgttccaaagtacagaaatcacaatggtgatattgttgatatgaagcctaatactgcacagatcagaacatatcttggtattaaggggcttgaattcaatctagagtctaacaaagcttatgtcataagactagatcgggagttgagaaaagcaaagattaatgatctcagagctgcaatatttcaaactggtgaagatactgcagagcttaaagatgtcaaacggagaatgattgatgaactcagatatgctgagaaatgtttgttgaagaattatctcagaacaacttctgacatcagagagatcggaaaatgatgaagccaagtcgaagatctacaactgcttaaattctgatatttatacaggttgaagttgttatcagaagttgaattggtaaaaactttaaggactgtaagttgtagttatcttgtctatttctcatgcatttgtacttaatgtttttgacatcatcaaatatctgttaaacttgtatattttgttaatttacaagttgggggagattgttagatatatttgataatgtcatggctaatatgttttatgtttagatttcagatcttatttgaacagaacaaatcagtacttaactgatcagtacttatactggaagtcagaacttaaggtactggaagtcagaacttaagggatatcagtacttatgttatcaggagatagatatcagaacttaagtgctgaaggacgatcagataaggacagtagctgattaaagttaagaagatcaagataaacataagaagagatatgcatgaagaaggaattccgtgaagaatggaatacttggaatagaagatatctgattgatatattttaggaagcagaattatattccatatcaattagcgaatatcttgtaactgtgtagtatataaacacagaaatagagtttacactagaggtgttatcattatcgagaatattatttattataactctagaagctctcgtgatattttgttcatcactgagagataacagttccagattgtaacagagtttattgtttaaataaagtttgttttctgttacataagttcttgaagtttgatttgattgtaataaacactgtattcaccccctctacagtgaaagtgtgacctaacagagaCGTTAGTTGAAAAAAGTAGAATAGATTATGTGGGTAAGCGATTAGGTTTTTCTGAGAATTGGGTGGTAGAAACAGGGCATCATGAAGGAGGGTTGTCGTTATTATGGAAAGATGGTAGTAAGGTGGAGATCAAGGGATCGTGTGAGAATTTTATAGACTTTGAGGTTTATGCTGAACAAATAGGTAAATGGCGATACACAGGCTTTTATGACTATCCGGAGAGAAACAGAAGACAGGATTAATAGGATTTGCTGCGAAGTTTAGCACATAACTCTGATTCCTATCTACCTTGGTGTGTGTTAGGAGACTTTAATGATCTAATATATGCAAAAGAGAAAGTGGGGGGACGTATGCATCCAAGGGCTTTATTAGATGGTTTCTGTAATGTTGTGGAAGAATGTAGTCTTTGTGATTTAGGATTCACAGGTAGCATGTATACATGGGAGAGGTTCCGAGGTACTAATAAATGGGTTCAAGAACGGCTAGATCGGGGCCTAGTTAATGATGAATGGAGACGAGTTTTTCCGGATGCAGAACTATGTATGCTAGATGTGTCTACTTCAGACCATCTTCCATTGTTGCTCCAACTACATAGGAGGGTTTATGTACCTAAGAAAAGAAGGTTTAAGCTTGAGAATTTGTGGCTTCGGGAGAAAGATTGTATGCAGATTGTGGAGTCGAGTTGGAATGAAATGCATCATGCAGATATCCTGTTTAAGATTAACAAATGTGTAGTTAACTTAGAAGAATGGGGGGGTGTTGTTAAGGAGTTTAAACAGAAGTTGTTGATGGTAAGGAAGGATTTACGGCAGTTTAGATCTCGTAGAGATGCGTATGGGGTTGAGAAGTATAATAGGGCAAGAAACGAATTTCATGAGCTGTTGAAGAGACAGGAAATTTACTGGCAACAAAGGTCTAAACAGTTTTGGTTGAAAGATGGCGATCAAAACACTCGTTTCTTTCACAAATATGCCTCAAGTCGTAGGAGAAATAACACTGTTACTAAGCTTAAAGATAAAGATGATAATTGGCGAGATGACGTTCATGGTGTACAGCAGGTTATTATGGAGTATTTTGAGATCTGTTTACTACATCTGGAAGTACGGAAGGATTAACAGAGCGGGAGATAGTGCCTAGAATTACAGAGGAGTAGAATGAGTTGTTGCTAGTACCAGTTACAATGGATGAAGCTAAAAACGCAGTTTTTTCTATGCATGGGGATAAATCACCGGGACCAGATGGTCTAAATCCTACTTTCTATCAGTCTTTCTGGCATATAGTGGGTGTTGACGTCATGAGATTTTATAATGAATTCATTATGGAAGGGGTGCTACCATAAGGAGTTAATCATACCTTAGTGTGTTTAATCCCAAAAACTAAGCAATTAGAAAAGATGCAAGATATGAGACCTATCTCATTGTGTAACGTTTTATTTCTTGTGCTATCCAAAGTGCTGGAAAATCAGTTAAAACCTTGTTTAATTTCGATTATATCGGACAAGCAGAGTGTTTTTATTCAAGGAAGGCTTCTCACAGATAATGCTTTAAAGGCGTTTGAAATAAATCACTACATTAAGAGAAAGACTCAAGGAAAACAAGGAGTTGCAGGGCTAAAATTGGATGTATCAAAAGCCTATGACAGAATTGAGTGGGGTTTTTTAGAGCATATATTAGCTAAGTTTGGTTTTTCTGGGGATTGGATAGCTCGAGTTATGCTTTGTGTTAAAACCGTGTCTTACAGTTTTATACATAATGGGGAGATTTTTGGAAACATTAAACCGGGACGAGGGTTGAGGCAATGTGACCCCATTTCACCATATTTGTATATTATGTGTGTGGAGGGGTTGAGTGCAATCATTAGAAGAAATGAAGTTGCTGGTTGAATCCATGGATGTGTTATAGCTAGGGGGCACCGTCGATTTCACATTTACTGTTTGTTGACGATTGTTACCTATTTGACCGTGCTAATGAGGTTTAAGCGACAAATGTTAAATATATCTTGTTACAGTATGAAAGAATCTCAGGATAAATGATAAACTTTCATAAATCAGTGATCAATTTTAGTCCCAACACT
This sequence is a window from Apium graveolens cultivar Ventura chromosome 9, ASM990537v1, whole genome shotgun sequence. Protein-coding genes within it:
- the LOC141683713 gene encoding uncharacterized protein LOC141683713; the protein is MHPRALLDGFCNVVEECSLCDLGFTGSMYTWERFRGTNKWVQERLDRGLVNDEWRRVFPDAELCMLDVSTSDHLPLLLQLHRRVYVPKKRRFKLENLWLREKDCMQIVESSWNEMHHADILFKINKCVVNLEEWGGVVKEFKQKLLMVRKDLRQFRSRRDAYGVEKYNRARNEFHELLKRQEIYWQQRSKQFWLKDGDQNTRFFHKYASSRRRNNTVTKLKDKDDNWRDDVHGVQQVIMEYFEICLLHLEVRKD